CTCCTCTCCAAACCCACTGGAGGTTCTCGCCTGCTCCAGTTACTACTTAAAGCTTCCAGGTCCCCTGGAGCCACTCAAGTGACGGATCCTCTGACACCTCCAGGGAGATGTCATCCAGGTCACCACCAGCTCAGCCCCAATCGAGGgatgtgtttttcctcctcctcccactggGCAGCTCCATCAGCATCCCCCAAACTGCCTCCTCCCCACCGTGGAGGCTCAGCTGCCAGGGCAGGGGGCTCCTCTGAACCAAGCCCCCACAGAGCTCCCCCTTAAACCAGGCCCCGCTCCCCCTCGGACCTCCCCTCATCTCCAGgcctcccccagcccagccctgacCCCCTCAAGTCCCCCCCCATAGCCTAGGTCCCTCTAAGGACATCAGAGCCCTGTTCCCCCTCAGAGACCCTCACCTAAACGAACCCGAGACCCCCTTCAGCCCCCCCAACCTAGTCCAGTGCCCCCAGAAAACCCCCAGCCCAGCCTgatcccctctcccccccccagcccgaTCTAGTGCCCCCAGGCCCCCCTCCCAACCTGGTCCAGTACTCCCAGACCCCTCCCCAACCTGCAGCCACCAGACCGCCCCTTATCCTAGCCTGGTGCCCCCAGGACTCCCCCCAGCCCGGTGCTCCAAGACCCTCCCCAACCTGGCACGGTACCCCCAGCCCAGCGACCCCAGGCCTCCCTCCCCGAGCCCGGTACCCTCAGACACCTCCCCCTGCCCGGTGCCCCCAGGTCCCCCTCCCCGAACCCGGTGCCCCCAGACCGTTCCCCGTCCCCTCACCaccctcggcccggcccggcccggctcggccccccCAGGCctgctcggcgcggcgcggcgcaccTTGAGGCGGCCCAGCGCCTCCCCGCACTTGCTGAGGTTGGGGCTCTTGCGGCTCCACTCGCCCTTGAGCTGCTCGTACATCCCGGCGGCCGCCTTGAGCCCGCCCGCGCCCTCCGCCCCGTTCACCaccagccccgccgccgccatcgccATGAATCGGCAACCCCGCGCGCGACGCCGGCCGCCGCGCTTGACGGCCGGCCGCGCTTGACGGCCGGCCGCGTCGCCACGGCAACCAACCCGCAGCCAACCGCGACGCGCGCCCGGGCCGCGAGgagagggggcggggggagggggggcggggcgcATGCGCAGGGGGCGGTGCCGCGAGGCGGGCCGTTGGGGCGTGACGTCACCGGGCCGTAacggcgcgcggcggggccgggggggggaggggaggctgtGACGTTGCGAGGCGGGAGCGTGTCGTCAGAGGGGCGGGGCTGCGAAGGGGAGGTGGCGGGGGAGGAGCGGCGAGCGTGACGTCACGAGGCGCCAGGGAGGCGGCGTGATGTCACGCGGGTGACGTCAGAAGGGTGGGGGAGGAGGCCGCGCCGTCGCCATGGCGATGGCGatggcggcgctggcggcggcggcggcctgggCGGGCTGCGCCTGGCGGGTGGCCCTGACGCCCGGCatccccgccggcgcccgccgccacGTCTTCGCCCGGCAGCACCCCGAGGCCTCCGTGGCCGCCGTCTTCGAGGCGCTCACCGACACGGCCGTCGACATGGCCGCCGACAACGCGGTgcgcggccccctccctccctccctcccgccgccgccccccgctccgCTCACCGCCCCGGTTTGCCTCCTCCAGCACTACTTCGGCTTCCCCTACTACCTCGAGATCCGGCTGAGCTGCGCCAGGCAGGtagggccgcggcggcgcggggcgcggggccgcgccgcgggccgccggcgTCAGCGCGGCCTCGCCGGCGGCAGGAGCCCGAGCGGGCGACGCGGCGGGCGCACCTGCGGGGGCTGTGCCCCGTCGTCACCGTCACCTTCGAGGAGCCCGTGCACCCCGTGCGCCAGAAGCCCGAGCGGCTGCAGATCAAGATGCGGGCGGTGCCGTACCGCCATCCCAGTGAGGGGGCCGCCCCGCGAAGCGCCGTGCTCCCCTCCCCGCggggagaggaggggtggggggtCTGCCCCACGGGCACCCAGCCGAGGCCAGGGGGGTGCAGGGATGGGGGCAGGAGGGGTCGGGGAtggggggcaggaaggggcagAAGTGGTTGGTGGTGGGGGGCAGGAAGGCGCAGGGATGGGGGGCAAGAAAGGTCGGGGACAGAGGGCAGGAAGGGGCAGAGATGTGGGGCAGGAAGGGTCGGGGATGGGGGCAGGAAGGgttggggagggagggcaggaagcaggGACAGGGGCAAGAAAGGTTGGGGACAGAGGGCAGGAAGGGTCGGGGATgggggggcaggcaggagcagggatgGGGGGCAGGAAGGGTCAGGGATGGGGAGGCAGGAAGGGGGGATGAGGGGGCAGGAAGGGGGGATGAGGGGGCAGGAAGGAGTTGGGGATGGGGGGTGGGAAAGGGGGATGAGGGGGCAGGAAGGGGTCGGGGACGGGGGGCAGGAAGGGTCAGGGATGGGGAGGCAGGAAGGGGGGATGAGGGGACAGGAAGGAGTTGGGGATGGGGGGCGGGAAAGGGGGATGAGGGGGCAGGAAGGGGTCGGGGAcggggggcaggaaggggcagggatgggggcaggaaggggcagAAGGGGTCGGGGAcggggggcaggaaggggcgTCCCTTTGGGATTAGGCGCCCGGGCaggaccgggggggggggtggtggtggggaccGGCAGGTACCCAGGTGGGAGCAGGGACACACCAGGGTCGGGGCTGGGGGTCGGCAGGCGTCgccggggttggggggagggggaccgggggcgcccggccctgccccacgcagccccccgGGGGCCCGGCAGCGCCCTGCGACAGCGAGGAGCTCTGCCGCCTGCGCTGGTACACCCCCATGCCCATGGTGAACGGCAGCGCCGTCATGGACGTCTGGGTGCAAAGCAACATGCCGGACTTCGGCATCAGGCAGCGGAGGtgagcggcggcgccggggccgtcCCGCTCCCTCCGGCTGCTTTTAAAGAcgtttcccccccccttttcacCACCAGGTTTTCCGTCAACGTCAACGGCTACGTGAAGGAGACGGAGAAGGGGCCGCAGTGCACCATCGGGCACCGGGTAACGCGCGCTGACGGATACCCCCGCTGCCGGGCGGGCCGAGCCAGGCTCGCGGAGGAGCCGAGCTGGGAAGAGGAATCGGGGACGGATTCGCCCCCTCTCCGCcgtcctccccccaccccgcttTCTGCCCCGAGTCTCTTGCCCTCCCTGCAGGTCACGAAGCTGAAGGAGCTGATGGATGAGTACAGCCCCTCGCGGCCCTTGTGGGCAACCGTGGACAAGGCCCCGGTCCTGATCCTCGGCGGTTTCTCCAAAAACAAGGTCATCTTGCTCTCCGATACGAAGTTCGAGGATTTAATCGCTGTGGAGGTAAGGAGGAGAGCGAGACCCGGGGCAGCAGCGCACGGCCCCGGGCCACCGTCTCGGCCCCCGAGAGCGGGGTTCAGCCGGGCTCCGCTCCCCACCCACGCAGGTCGACATCGACAGCTGCTGGATCGGGTCCCTCACCTGCCCCTGGACCGAGTTCTCCTCCACCATCTTGGACGCCATCGCCACCGAGAGCACCCTCTTCATCCGCCAGAACCAGCTGGTCTACTACTTCACGGGGAATTACTCCATCCTGCACATGGACACGCAGGGATCGAGTGAGAAAACCGGCGACGGTGAAGGGAGAGGAGGGCGAGCGCGGTCGGCCCGCGCtgcagcgcccggccgccctCCCTTCCGCCCCCGCCAGCCCTCTGGACCCGCGTGCTCAACCGCGTCTGCGTGAGTAAGCTGAACCCCGTCCCCTTCTCCCACAACGGCTCCGAGTACGTGATCGCCATCGGCGGGGGCCAGCAGAAAGCGGAGTTCTTCCTCGGCACCGTTCGAGGTAGGacgcggggctggggccgcgGCTGAGGGTCCCCGTCCGCCGCGCTGTTGTCCATGCGCGTCCGTGTCTGACGTCCGACAGACGGCGTGGTTCACTTCTCCGACTCGATCAGGGCTGAAAAGAAGACGGTGTGCGAGTACTTCGAGTGTAAGTGCCTGCAGGTCCCTACGTGCCCCTTGGGAGCTCCGGGTCGGTCTCCTATGGGGGATGTTGGGGTCCTGGAGTCATCTAGGGCGGATTTGCAGTGGGGACAAATGGGAATGGCTTCGCTATGGTCGCCAGGACAGGCCCCACGCGGGGCAAACGGGCCACGGGCACCTCATCCTGGACCTCCGCGGCCAGGGACGAGGACTCTTTCGACGAAACGCCCTGCGCCCCTCTGCTCTTCGGGGACGTGTCACAGCTGCCGCTCGGGGGACTGGCCGGGGTCCCGAGCGCCAGGCGGGCTGGAGCAAGCCGTCATTCCTTCCTCTCCAGTTTCAGCATCCTGCAAGATCCAGTGGGCAGTCTACATCCCCGAGGAGAACAAAACCCTTCTGCTGGTGCAGCAGGAGAAACACAACACTACCTCTTACCACATTGTCGCATGCGAGCACGGTGGGCCGCTCGGGGCTGGGCGGACGGGGTCCAGGACCAGCACCAGGAGCTTTGCCCTAACTCCTCGTCCCTGCTGTGTGTTTGAGCGCAGAAAACCTGCATTTCTCCATCGTGTACAACGTACCCTACTTCCGGCCCAAAGGTGAGCGGCGGTGGTGGGTGACCAGACCCTCCCGAGAAACCCCAGACAGAGCAGagcttccctcctccctgccgAGAGGCCGGTGGAGGGGCCTCCGCCCCATCCGGGGCTGTTCAGTCCGGCCACCTGCCCGAGAGACATCGCGAAGCCGCTTGGCCCTTTCTGAGCGGCTGAGCCGTGGCCCGCCCAAGCCCACCGCCTCGCTCCCTCTCGCTGCAGCCACGGAGAAGTCGTTCGTGATGCTGATGGGCTTCGAGGAATACAGCGACACTCCCATGGTGCTGCGAGGCTTGTCCTACAATCCCTTCAGCACCATCTTCTACATCTGGGGCAACGCCATACTGCAAAGGTAGGGCCGGAGACCCAgccgccggccgcagccccgcgtTCAGCTTCCCCCGCCGCCTTCCTGCCGCGCCGCTGGGGACGTAACTGCGGAGTTTCGGGCGGTCGGGCCGCGATGACCACCGGGGCAGGTATCACGGCGGGGCAGCAGAGCCCGACCCTTTCCCTCCGTTTCCTTGCAGCTACGACattaaaaactacattttcCTCTCCGAATTCTCCGGCGAGTCCGTCATCAAATACTTCATTCAGTCGTACAGGGGGGAGATCGTGTGCGTGACTGAGACGGAAGAGGTTGGTGATGTGGGCGCTGTCCCCAAGGCAGGACGCAGAGGCCCCCGGCCCATCCCTGCTCCCTTCGTGCTCTCCCCAGGTCTGGTTCTTCATGGAGGGCAGCTCGGTCATCGAGAAGGTCTTCCCCAGCAGAGCTTGGAGCATGTATGCCAGCATCCAGCTCCTCAAGGGCTCCCATTACTACGGCGTCCAAGAGTCTTCCCTGAGCTTCTTCTACAGCCaggaagggctgcagcaggcaggcaCTGGGAGCAGGGAAAGCAGCTTGGGAGCAGGGGTGACCCTGAAGGTGGCCCTAACCCACGTCCCGAGATAACCCCGGGCTCACGCACGGCTTGGGGCCGCCACTCAGCTCCTCCAAGCTGGGCTCGAGCAGAGATGTCTCCTGGGAAGATCTCAGGGGGCAAAGCCTCCCCGGCCCTCACCCGCTCTGCGTCCCGGCTCCCCTTTCAGCTCGTTTACGTACTCAAAAAGGGCGACAAGAACGGGAGGATCGTCAAGAGGAAGTTTCCCATCACCTACATCCTCTCGCACCGCTGCTTCTACTCCCACCACtattcctccagcagcagcctgtgAGTGGCGGAGGGGCTCAGCGGGGCCAAGCGAGGCCTCCCTGCGCTGTCAGGGGTGCTGGCTCGGGCCGTGCCGCCATAGCTCCCGTCCCCGGAGCCTCCGTCGCTCTCGGCGGCCCAAGCACCGCTTTTCCTCGCTGACACGGCGCGCTTCCCACCCTCCCCAGCGGGCTCAAGTTCATCGGCTTCACCAACCTCTGCCCTTTCACCGTCATGAAGTTCAGGGACCTGCCCAAGCCGCAGCGCTTCAGCCGTCTGGAGCACTACCGCGCCGAGCCGCCGGTCGTCATGGACGAAACGGGATTCCACAACAACAAGTCCCTGGCTGTGTATCAGGGCCTCGTTTTCCACCTCCTCTGGCTTCACTCCGACTACAACCGGGTGAGACCCCGGCTCAGGCCGTGGAGCTAGTGGCGAAGCCAGGGAGCGACGCAGCCACGGCCGGCAGAGTCCCTGGGGCCAGCGGCCGCGGGCGTTGCGACACCCCCGTGCACCGCCACGATCCCAAGTCTCCGAGTCCAAGCCCCTGAAAGAGAAAACGAGGTGCCAGGTGCCTCCCTCCCTGTTCTCCAGATGTTGTGCTGCCTTCCGGCCCAGAAACAGCTGGATTTCAGGCCTCATTTAACACAGATTCAGCGCTTACTGGTTGGGGGAGGCATCATGGGGGATTTGGTCGGGCACTGGGGACACGGatgcctggaggaggaggaggaggaagagccaGGCTTGCAGCTTGCCAaccttctgctgtttttcagcctTACGCTGATCCTGTCCACGACCCAACGTGGCGCTggtggaaaaacagaaagcaagacGCGGTGAGTCCCGGAAACAGGCCTCAACCCTGCCGCGGGGGGAAACCAGCCCCCGGGAGGGTTTTACTCCCCGCAGCCGCTTTGTGCGGCCGCTTTGGTAACGGGGAGCCCGTTCCTTCCCGCAGGATTACTACCTCTACCTGGCCAGCATGGGCAGCTCCCCGGGGGGCCTGTACATCAACATGGAGCACTACGTGAAGATCTATGACCTGCGCTCCAACAACGAGCTGCCTGAGCAGATCTACCTGGACAAGAGCGACGTGTACAGCTTCTCCGTGACCCTCAGTATCCGCTCCACCAGAGAGGAGAACAGTAAGGAGAAGCCTCTTGGCCTGTCTCTGAGGGCTTAGCCAAGAGGTGGCAGGGGACAGGAGCCAAAAAAGCCACCGTCGCGCTGCTGGGAAGATGCGGCCCAAGCAGCCAGGGACGCAGCCCTTGCTGTTCTCGGCGGTATCTCACAGGGAGCACGCTGGTGCGTGGGGCGCGAGGTCTGGCTGAGAGCCGCGGGCTCGCCCCCGCCGTGGGGGCTGCCGTCTCGCCAGGGGGtttccttgctttgcagtgTGGGAGAAGAACTTCCTCAGCAGTGTGAAGCTCACGGTGGTCCTCTCACACCCCTTCAACCTGGTCTTCTTCCTCCAAAGGAGGAACCTGGTGAACCGGGCCTCGGTGCTCTATAAGGTACGTCTGGGCGCGGAGACGTGGGGAGAGGACCGCGTACGGGCACAGGGACCGCCGGCTGGTGCCCCGTACGCCACAGACGTCCCTGCCGATCCGTTGAGCATCCCACTGTTGCGAGCGAGATGAGCAAAGTTGCCTGTCAGCAAAAAGCCAAGTAGCTTCTCTGAGCCTAAGGGAGGttattcctcctcctcctcctcttcctcctccacctctccACCCAATAAACTCTGTAGGTGAGCATCCAGGACACGGCACTGTACCCGCAGCAAGAGCTCAGCGGGAAGAACTTGCTGAAGAGCTCCATGGTGCTAAAGGTAGGAGAGGCGGCTGCTGGAGCCCTCTTGGCAGGCGGATAGCCAGGGCGAAGCTCAGCTCCGGGCCCGCGCGGTTCGGGGTCCCCGTGCTGCAGACACGAGCCTCGCGGGGCTGGGGATGGCCCCACGGCGCGTCGGTCAGCTCCTTACGTCGGTTCCTCACGGATTTCACCGTTCCCAGGTGGTGAACTCGGCGACAAACTGTTACCAGTACTCGGAGTCAGGACCAGCGCTGCAGGTATAACCCTGCCGCGGTCCCCGCCTCGCCTCGAGTCCCCGTGGAAGGGACCGGCCCCGGGCAGGGCGAGCTCCATCGCCGCCGTCTCCCCGTGCCTCGCAGGGCTACAAGATGGTGCCCGTGTACATCGGCTGCCCGCCGGGCAAGCGCATGGCTTTCGACATCACCAACACCCTCAAACACACCACCAGCATGAACAAACGCTACTTCAACTGCGTGGGCCAGAACTCCGAGATGCCGTGCTTCTTCTTCGAGGACGGTGCGTGGGGAGGGTCGCAGGCTGAGCCAGGGACTGGCCCGCGACTCCTGCCTCCGTCCCGCGTCCCCTCCGCTCCGGGGCAGGGGCCTCTGATCCTCcccctgcttttcttcctgcagtgtTTTACCCTCTCTTCCTGATCCAGGACATGGTGACAGGGGACTCGGGGTCCTTCTCGGGACGGTGAGAGTCGAGCACGGGCAGTCGAGGGGGTTGGGCGGGGGCTTCCCTTCGCCGCGGGGTGTCAGACCCTCGCCGAGACGGTTTCCGCCTGCCAGGTACACGCTGAAGGTCATCGGTGGCGGCCCGAACTCGGAGGATGCCATCGTACGCTACAAACCTGAGGACATCTGGAAGTACAACATCGACAACGCCAGGTAACCGCTGCCCAGAGCCAGCCCCGAGCACCAGGCCGGCGCTTCTCCGGCATCCCGGGACGGCTGCCGGCCCTCGGGATGCGCGGATCCAGGCACGTCCGAGCAGAGCGCTCTTGGGCCCGCGATGCCTCTCCTCGCCGGCACGGGCCTCCAGCCTGTTCCTCGCTGCGGCTGAGGACGATCGCACTCGGGTTGATAGCGATCGTGAGGGAAAAAGGGAGCCTGCGAGCACCCCCCGAACCCCGGTCGCCCTCTCTCCAGCACAGAATCGAGCCTGATATGGCAAAAAGCTGACAGAGTGATGTCCGAGACCGACCCCCAAGGATACCCCATACACTCCAGCACAAGCAACGGCATCAGGTAAGCGTCGGGATGAGCCGGGGGCGCTTGGGAGCCTGCCCTCAGCCTCTCTGCCGGGGAAAGGGGCGGCAAACCGCAGCTCCGGGGCCGCGTGGCGGGGATCTGGCCCCGAGCCCCTCGGAGAGGCACAGGGTGCCGAGCCCGCGGCGCTCCGCAGGTGGCTGTGCCAGAGGAACTCGCCGTGCCACGACGTCTCGCCCGTGGGGCTGACGGCCCCCAGCTACTTCTTCTTGGTGGTGGTGTCCAACAAGTGAGTGCCGGGGCCCGGCTCGCGCCGGGGACGCAGGATCAGCGTGCGGGGGTGCCGAGGAGGGGGGTCGGCACCCAGGTCCTGAGCCCCCCCCCTCCTCTGCCCGCTCCCCGGCAGAGACGTGGACACGTCCACCTACTGCGACTACGACCTGGAGTTCGTCATCCACGTGCAcgggctgcagctcagctccacCAGGAAGCTGTATTTCATGAAGGTGGGAGCGCGCGGAAGCGGCCTCGGCCCCCTTCCCGGGGCCGGCAGGCGCCTCGAGCACCTTCCCCCGgcccgccgagccccccgcaAAGCAGCTCTTCCCCAGATGACCATGAGCACGCTGATCGGCCTCATCACCGTCTACTTCTTCTACTGCCGGGCGGGGAGGAAGATCATGGCGTCCTTCTTCAACATGGTGCGCAAGCTGGAGGAGGCGTCCGCGCTGTCGGCAGGTGAGCGACGCCGGCGGGCGGCACCGCCGGGGCCGGTTTCGGCAGGAGGGACGGTGAATCGCTCGCCCAGCGAGGTCCCGGCCCCACACGCATctgctctgccctccccagGCTCCACCAGCACCAGCGTCTCCTCGGTGATGAGCAGGATGGAGCCCAGCGACTACCTGCTCTCCACCAACTCGGTCCACAGCGCCGTCAGCGAGCCGGTCCACCGCAGGCAGATGTGAGGCCTCGCTGCCGAGCCGAaccgggccgccgcggccggcacCGCTCCAGGTTTGCCGTCGCGGCTCTCCTCCGCGCCGTTACCGCCCCGTCCCCGAGCCCGTCACGGCATTTGCAATAAACCCTTCCTCGGTTCGACCCGCTCGCCGCGCCAGGGACGGGAaccgcggccggcggccgccccggcgcggtgCCGACGACGGAGCAGCCCGGCCCCAGCGCTGCTCCCGCTGCGCCAGCCCGGACTCctgggtcccgggggggggcaCAGGGTGGGGGCTCGAGCGCCGACAGGCTCCTCGTTAGCAATGACTCGGCAGAGCCGGGGGGTGCCCGCGGGGCATTTTGGAGACGCCAACATCCAGCCCCCGCCCCCAGCTACTCCGCAGCCATCGTGGCTCTCCCCCCGCCAGGACACCTGGGTTCCCCATCCGGCAGCATCCTGCCGGACCCTCCGGATTTGCAGGGAGGTTCACAGCACCGGCTGGGCCGGGAGGGCCGTTACAGGGGGGCTCAGGGCCCCCCCCCAAGCCCTCGTCCCTGCAGGGTGATGGACCCCACGGCGGCTGCCCAGTGCGTCCCCACCTGTCCCCCCCTAATTCCTCGTGACACCCGTGGCCGAGCTCCTGCCAGAGCCACCAGGGGGAAATGGCCCTGCTTAATTGGGGCCGCTTCTTCCCTTCGTTCCCCCTAATTAAGCAAATTGGCTCCAGCCGTTGGTGCCTAGAAACAGGAGGCAAAAGTTTAATCGTTGCTAAAAATAGCTCCCTGGCACCCGGAGTCATccggccccgcgggggggggggggggggtgctgcaCCCCGTGGGACCCTCCTGCGCTGCCCAGGACCCCACGGCTATGGGTAAGGTGTGGGGGAAGAAGGGGGGAGTCCCTCTGTTCCCCCAGCCCCTGGGGCGGCGTTGGCAGCCACTGCTTGGGATCCCACGCCACTCCAGGGCCACCCAAACTTCCCTGGAGACCCCCTTCAGGAGCCCAAACTGCCCCAAGGGACCCCCAAAATCCCCTTGGGGACCCCCAAATTCTTGCAGGAGCCCAAACCACCTCTCAGAGACCCCAAACCCCATCCCGGGCCACCCAAATTCACCTGGAGATACCACAGGGACCCCCAGATCCTTCAGGGATCCCCACACCCCCCCCGAGGAAACCCCAGCGCTGCACACTGCgccccccagcactgccccatGTCCCCCTCCCCAATCCACGACCCCCAGCGCTGCACACTGCGTCCCCCGGCACTgccccatgtcccccccccccccaatccacgacccccagcactgcacactgcacCCCCCGGCACTgccccatgtccccccccccaatccacGACCCCCAGCTCTGCACACTGCgtcccccgccccccccagcaCTGCACCTTGCAGCCCCTGGCCCAGGTAACGCAAGGGTTAAACCGGGATTTAATCAAGGGTCTCTAACGACCCCCCCGCTTTTGGGGGGGGCATTTAATTCCCACTGATGATTTCTCAGGGGAGCCACAGGCAGGAGACAGGGACACAAATACTCCCCCCCAACAGGAGCAGGGCGCCCCCCCCCAAGCCCTCACATGAGGGTGCACCCcgccaggacgcctgggccccttcccgtGTGGGATCCCTACAGCTGTGGGATCTGCGGGTGCCGTGGGGCTTTAGGAGCCGTGGGGCTGTGGGTGCTATGGGTGCCGTGGGGCTCTAGGACCTGTAGGTGCAATGGGGCTATGGGTGCAATGGGGCTGCGGGTCCCTGGGTGCCATGGCATCTTTggtgccatggggctgcagGTGCCATGGGACCATAGGTGCCATAGGGCTGTGGGTCCATGGGTGCCATGGGGCTGTGAGTGCCAGGGGACTGTGGGTCCATGGGGCTGTGGGTCCATGGGGCTGTCGGGCTGTGGGTGCCATAGGtctgtggggctgtggggctgtgggtgccgtggggctggggcggCGCTGACATGGGGTCAATGATGCTCAGAGACGTGGCGGCTTCCCGGGGGGTTTCATTggggccggcggcagccggGACCCACGGCAGCGTGTACGCGGCGGCCTGGCCCACACCCCACGTCCCCGCGCCCCACATCCCCGTGCCCCACATCCCCGCATCCCCAGTGCTGCCACCGCTGCCAAAGGGGGGCTGAAACTGGGGCCAGGGGGGTCGAGGCTTGGCTTAAAAAACGCTCGCACTAGAAAAGGCGCcggtggggggggagggttaCCATggggggcagcgtggggcacCCCATGGGGGGCAGCGGGCACCGAGGGGGGTGTCCTCATGGCGGGCAGTGTGGGGTGCCCCACGGAGGGGCAGTGG
The sequence above is drawn from the Rhea pennata isolate bPtePen1 chromosome 32, bPtePen1.pri, whole genome shotgun sequence genome and encodes:
- the CATSPERG gene encoding cation channel sperm-associated auxiliary subunit gamma — its product is MAMAMAALAAAAAWAGCAWRVALTPGIPAGARRHVFARQHPEASVAAVFEALTDTAVDMAADNAHYFGFPYYLEIRLSCARQEPERATRRAHLRGLCPVVTVTFEEPVHPVRQKPERLQIKMRAVPYRHPTPCDSEELCRLRWYTPMPMVNGSAVMDVWVQSNMPDFGIRQRRFSVNVNGYVKETEKGPQCTIGHRVTKLKELMDEYSPSRPLWATVDKAPVLILGGFSKNKVILLSDTKFEDLIAVEVDIDSCWIGSLTCPWTEFSSTILDAIATESTLFIRQNQLVYYFTGNYSILHMDTQGSTLWTRVLNRVCVSKLNPVPFSHNGSEYVIAIGGGQQKAEFFLGTVRDGVVHFSDSIRAEKKTVCEYFEFSASCKIQWAVYIPEENKTLLLVQQEKHNTTSYHIVACEHENLHFSIVYNVPYFRPKATEKSFVMLMGFEEYSDTPMVLRGLSYNPFSTIFYIWGNAILQSYDIKNYIFLSEFSGESVIKYFIQSYRGEIVCVTETEEVWFFMEGSSVIEKVFPSRAWSMYASIQLLKGSHYYGVQESSLSFFYSQEGLQQLVYVLKKGDKNGRIVKRKFPITYILSHRCFYSHHYSSSSSLGLKFIGFTNLCPFTVMKFRDLPKPQRFSRLEHYRAEPPVVMDETGFHNNKSLAVYQGLVFHLLWLHSDYNRPYADPVHDPTWRWWKNRKQDADYYLYLASMGSSPGGLYINMEHYVKIYDLRSNNELPEQIYLDKSDVYSFSVTLSIRSTREENMWEKNFLSSVKLTVVLSHPFNLVFFLQRRNLVNRASVLYKVSIQDTALYPQQELSGKNLLKSSMVLKVVNSATNCYQYSESGPALQGYKMVPVYIGCPPGKRMAFDITNTLKHTTSMNKRYFNCVGQNSEMPCFFFEDVFYPLFLIQDMVTGDSGSFSGRYTLKVIGGGPNSEDAIVRYKPEDIWKYNSPLSSTESSLIWQKADRVMSETDPQGYPIHSSTSNGIRWLCQRNSPCHDVSPVGLTAPSYFFLVVVSNKDVDTSTYCDYDLEFVIHVHGLQLSSTRKLYFMKMTMSTLIGLITVYFFYCRAGRKIMASFFNMVRKLEEASALSAGSTSTSVSSVMSRMEPSDYLLSTNSVHSAVSEPVHRRQM